From Drosophila suzukii chromosome 2R, CBGP_Dsuzu_IsoJpt1.0, whole genome shotgun sequence, a single genomic window includes:
- the LOC108009381 gene encoding uncharacterized protein isoform X3, with protein MDNKTTQLDFKLLVDQSLNLLDSLNTALRCDAIQFLLQTLKCKYPEACDQVVRNLFSHVAVANDNGGAGGVGGRAQQQELARTKQLQLLLTAKKEKKEPGTGCEAEIKRENDEEESGSTDLNQNFEKILCKEEFLCLEEEDEDFLDDADTQNSSSLQFHAGNNVDALAMGPGDPLDLIQTGVSLLVKRKYAATFEDEEQLGEDEEANSNSSDGKLVKRKRTNNMHLTVTSVRRKEEHSQLGEGYVFHEDSQYTMRYHHSTGEFSERAFKAQFRALLRMALSQHHKPFLRQFYENFVVNGRLLGTTPSARVLKEIREQRLEEWRRHRERRQLVILMKQNELQQDEEIQEQQQQEEQNQEEIQRQQEQRLEEIQLQEQQQQHMEEIQRQQQLPAISFGDSELESETESQLSSAAQEIMKFEEFIDEGVGAGRLIDGLEMEPEIDDMLAGAGSALGSVNSASGHSSNSSSSGSGSGGNGNGISGVILENNSHHSHHLSSSSSANLVINGLTSSNSISNNNNNNNNNVSLHRPQLTPQAPMPMSIPMENRDLKAGQAVHGNANVILPGGSSGLANQIQLHQQQKHFNSSNNPLSMMGGMMQQQQQQQQHVGMPHQQRQMMMIPEDFPQHGASMMASRQMPALAALSNLGDPPAGQLNSSLELDDNDLSPDEDDDDLDHDMDEMDAAKQQLIDGGSSSSTSLQAPPSQHGSGSGGSGGQTPGSKKDKPSYNCLLCPKSYRKRKSLLDHYKMHPGYCHDCGQRNGNTLEEIIHHNRTMHVKEFPFVCETCGESYSRKQQFHAHVESHNKKEIKTFPCGECGQKFPQKKLQQHFEETGHKADGAICEVCGEEFQSKNALYQHIIRVHKRDNFFECHICHNRFTLKANLERHVQLHTEIKRPYVCDLCGSSYFTYPALKEHYSNAHVDVSECKCTLCGKRFGSAKSLQRHLPSHSEERPHCCNYCDQTFKWKTHLVRHKQTMHGNEPPPPKKGKQRFPKANEEAEMASLPDMPGPPPVKASKKAVTSKAKAQAAAAAAAAAAASSQQQQQKGSAATPTPPPPVSTTPGCLQQDQFNAAMVSSNSSQSSTASTSQHSVSTSESQQNSMYNQSFNAEKQQPGPQQQQPQNALHQQHPTPPPAPQQQQQQPPPPPQSRVAPGDLHLQRMNSFGQDGQFHFESNPAAGAYQQHQLISQYQQQQQQQQQQQQQPQQQQQQQQHHLAQQQQHMRSHTPQSPHPPHTPQLQQQQPQQHFSSPHHMPPMHHQHQLMMQQQHRHNQRSPLHHHPAAQQLQQQHQQPSHSPQHARLQSPQPASVQQQQQQQQQQQFLQQQATDSWGNMNFGNPPSNQQVELKDNKFYIVESAEFLGLPMNVPPSPQQQQQQQAVSKPQQQQQQHPQPQQPDPTLAGDLMGFQHMWPAPAFPQSAQQQPQQQQQAAQQQQQQQQAQGQANSSDPHNYNNIGSILTNLIDTNPAPMEYNFDLMQQQQTPSSQQQQQQQQAAQQQHHGAGGYASALMRSGGGVYGGAYEQHLSEQLVSEQQKQNSFQPYHPHPHGLQAQQQQPLHPHLLPPPAPHSNVYDRTGVGVGVGVGVGVGVGYPMLGDDTKGVLPPMMGGMMQQMPPHGQQPDLIYYPVKND; from the exons ATGGATAACAAAACTACACAGTTGGATTTTAAATTACTG GTGGATCAATCACTAAATCTACTGGACAGCCTCAACACAGCATTGCGGTGCGATGCTATTCAATTCTTGCTGCAGACGCTTAAGTGCAAGTACCCGGAGGCCTGCGACCAAGTCGTCAGGAATCTGTTCAGTCACGTAGCTGTAGCCAACGACAATGGAGGGGCTGGAGGAGTCGGAGGAAGGGCGCAGCAGCAGGAGCTAGCGAGGACGAAGCAGCTCCAGCTGCTGCTCACCGCCAAGAAGGAGAAGAAGGAGCCTGGAACCGGCTGCGAGGCGGAGATCAAGCGCGAGAACGACGAGGAGGAGTCGGGATCGACGGATCTGAACCAGAACTTCGAGAAGATCCTCTGCAAAGAGGAGTTCCTGTGCctcgaggaggaggacgaggacTTTCTCGACGATGCGGACACGCAGAACTCGTCTTCCCTGCAGTTCCATGCCGGCAACAATGTGGACGCCCTGGCCATGGGCCCCGGCGATCCACTGGACCTGATCCAGACCGGCGTTTCGCTGCTGGTCAAGCGGAAGTATGCGGCCACCTTCGAGGACGAGGAGCAGCTGGGCGAGGACGAGGAGGCCAATAGCAACAGCAGCGATGGGAAGCTGGTCAAGCGGAagcgcaccaacaacatgcaCCTGACCGTGACGAGTGTGCGGCGGAAAGAGGAGCACAGCCAGCTGGGCGAGGGCTATGTCTTTCACGAGGACAGCCAGTACACGATGCGGTATCACCACAGCACCGGTGAGTTCAGCGAGCGGGCCTTCAAGGCCCAGTTCCGGGCTCTGCTCCGGATGGCGCTCAGCCAGCACCACAAGCCCTTCCTCCGGCAGTTCTACGAGAACTTCGTTGTGAACGGACGCCTGCTGGGCACCACGCCCTCGGCGCGGGTCCTAAAGGAGATTCGTGAGCAGCGACTGGAGGAGTGGCGACGTCATCGGGAACGCCGCCAGTTGGTCATCCTGATGAAGCAAAACGAGCTGCAGCAAGATGAGGAGAttcaggagcagcagcagcaggaagaGCAGAATCAGGAGGAGATCCAGCGGCAGCAGGAGCAGCGCCTGGAGGAGATTCAActgcaggagcagcagcagcaacacatgGAGGAGAttcagcggcagcagcaactgccGGCCATCTCGTTTGGTGACTCCGAACTGGAGTCGGAAACGGAATCGCAGCTGTCGTCGGCTGCCCAAGAGATTATGAAGTTCGAGGAGTTCATTGACGAGGGTGTAGGCGCTGGTCGTCTGATCGATGGTCTGGAGATGGAGCCCGAGATCGATGACATGCTAGCTGGCGCCGGCAGTGCCTTGGGCAGTGTGAACAGCGCCAGCGgacacagcagcaacagtagCAGCAGCGGGAGTGGGAGCGGCGGTAATGGGAATGGCATCAGCGGGGTGATCCTGGAGAACAATAGTCATCATTCGCATCACCT aagtagcagcagcagcgcaaATCTTGTGATCAACGGCCTTACGTCAAGCAATAGCATCagcaacaataataataataacaacaacaatgtcAGTCTACACCGCCCGCAACTGACGCCGCAGGCGCCCATGCCCATGTCCATACCCATGGAGAACAGGGATCTTAAAGCCGGGCAGGCGGTTCATGGCAATGCCAATGTCATCTTGCCGGGCGGCAGTTCTGGCCTCGCCAACCAGATTCAGCTGCATCAGCAGCAAAAGCACTTCAACTCAAGCAATAATCCGCTGTCGATGATGGGTGGCAtgatgcagcagcagcaacagcagcagcagcatgtGGGCATGCCGCACCAGCAGCGTCAGATGATGATGATACCGGAGGATTTCCCACAACACGGAGCCTCGATGATGGCCAGTCGACAAATGCCGGCGCTGGCTGCCTTGTCGAATCTGGGCGATCCTCCTGCTGGGCAGCTAAACTCATCCCTGGAACTGGACGACAATGATCTGTCGCCGGATGAGGATGACGACGACTTGGACCACGACATGGACGAAATGGACGCGGCCAAGCAGCAGCTAATCGATGGCGGCAGCAGTAGCAGCACTTCGCTGCAGGCGCCGCCATCGCAACATGGCAGCGGAAGTGGAGGCAGTGGAGGGCAGACGCCAGGCAGCAAAAAGGACAAGCCCAGCTACAACTGTCTGCTCTGTCCCAAGTCGTATCGCAAGCGCAAATCCCTGCTGGACCACTACAAGATGCATCCGGGCTACTGCCACGACTGCGGTCAGCGCAACGGGAACACGCTGGAG GAAATCATCCATCACAACCGGACCATGCATGTGAAGGAGTTCCCATTTGTGTGCGAGACGTGCGGGGAGTCGTACTCACGCAAGCAGCAGTTCCACGCCCACGTGGAGTCGCACAACAAGAAGGAAATCAAAA CCTTTCCCTGCGGCGAGTGCGGCCAGAAGTTTCCGCAGAAGAAACTGCAGCAACACTTTGAGGAGACGGGCCACAAGGCCGACGGGGCCATTTGCGAGGTATGCGGCGAGGAGTTTCAGTCGAAGAACGCCCTCTACCAGCACATCATACGCGTGCACAAGCGCGACAACTTTTTCGAGTGCCACATTTGCCATAACCGCTTCACGCTGAAGGCCAACCTGGAGCGGCACGTGCAGCTGCACACCGAGATCAAGCGGCCCTACGTGTGCGATCTGTGCGGCTCGTCCTACTTCACATATCCCGCGCTCAAGGAGCACTACAGCAATGCCCACGTGGACGTGTCCGAGTGCAAGTGCACGCTGTGCGGCAAGCGCTTCGGATCGGCAAAGTCGCTGCAGCGGCACCTGCCGTCGCACTCGGAGGAGAGGCCGCACTGCTGCAACTATTGCGATCAG ACCTTCAAGTGGAAAACGCACCTGGTGCGTCACAAGCAGACCATGCACGGCAATGAGCCGCCGCCTCCTAAGAAGGGAAAGCAGCGCTTTCCCAAAGCGAACGAAGAAG CAGAAATGGCTAGCTTACCGGATATGCCTGGTCCACCGCCAGTTAAGGCCAGTAAAAAGGCAGTGACCAGCAAGGCGAAAGCTCAGGCAgcagccgccgccgccgcagcagcagcagcatcctcccagcaacaacagcagaagGGCTCTGCGGCCACGCCGACGCCGCCGCCACCGGTCTCCACCACGCCGGGTTGCCTGCAGCAGGATCAATTTAATGCGGCCATGGTCAGCAGCAACAGTTCGCAATCCTCCACGGCCTCCACGTCGCAGCACTCGGTGTCGACGAGTGAATCTCAGCAGAATTCCATGTACAATCAGAGCTTTAATGCGGAGAAACAGCAGCCGggaccgcagcagcagcagccacagaATGCCTTGCATCAGCAGCATCCAACACCGCCGCCGGCaccacaacaacagcagcaacagccgccgccgccgcctcaGTCCCGAGTTGCACCCGGAGATTTGCATTTGCAGCGCATGAATAGCTTTGGGCAGGATGGACAATTTCACTTTGAGTCCAATCCGGCAGCTGGCGCCTATCAGCAGCATCAACTGATTAGCCAGTatcagcaacaacaacagcagcagcagcaacaacagcaacagccccagcagcagcagcagcagcaacaacatcatctcgcccagcagcagcagcacatgAGGAGTCACACGCCCCAGAGTCCACATCCTCCGCACACTCCGCAActgcaacaacagcagccgcagcagcacTTCAGCTCCCCGCACCACATGCCGCCGATGCACCATCAGCACCAGTTGAtgatgcagcagcaacatcgccACAACCAGCGCTCGCCGCTCCACCATCATCCTGCAGCCCAACAATTGCAacagcagcatcagcaacCATCGCATTCCCCACAGCATGCGAGACTGCAGTCGCCTCAACCTGCTTCagtacaacaacaacagcagcagcagcaacaacaacaattctTGCAGCAACAGGCCACCGATTCCTGGGGCAACATGAACTTTGGCAATCCTCCCAGCAACCAGCAGGTTGAGCTCAAAGATAACAAATTCTATATTGTGGAATCGGCCGAGTTCCTAGGGCTTCCAATGAATGTGCCGCCTTCaccacaacaacagcagcagcaacaagcAGTCAGCAAgccccagcagcagcagcaacaacaccCACAACCGCAGCAACCGGATCCAACCCTCGCTGGTGATCTGATGGGCTTTCAGCACATGTGGCCGGCGCCCGCGTTCCCCCAATCTGCACAGCAGcaaccacaacagcaacaacaagcggcgcagcaacaacagcagcagcaacaggccCAAGGACAGGCGAATTCAAGTGATCCACACAACTACAACAATATCGGCAGCATACTCACGAATCTCATTGACACAAATCCCGCGCCAATGGAGTACAATTTCGACCtgatgcagcagcaacaaacgCCATCatcccagcagcagcagcagcaacagcaggcggcgcagcagcaacatcacgGTGCCGGAGGCTATGCGAGCGCTTTGATGCGCAGCGGAGGCGGCGTTTACGGGGGAGCCTACGAGCAGCACTTGAGCGAGCAACTGGTCAGCGAGCAGCAGAAGCAGAACAGCTTTCAGCCCTACCACCCACATCCGCATGGCCTGCaggcgcagcagcagcagccattGCATCCGCATCTGTTGCCCCCGCCAGCGCCGCACAGCAATGTCTACGACCGCACGGGAGTTGGAGTCGGCGTGGGCGTAGGTGTGGGAGTGGGCGTGGGCTATCCCATGCTGGGAGACGATACGAAGGGCGTGCTGCCGCCCATGATGGGTGGAATGATGCAGCAAATGCCGCCGCATGGCCAACAACCGGATCTAATCTACTACCCAGTGAAGAACGATTGA
- the LOC108009381 gene encoding uncharacterized protein isoform X4, producing MDNKTTQLDFKLLVDQSLNLLDSLNTALRCDAIQFLLQTLKCKYPEACDQVVRNLFSHVAVANDNGGAGGVGGRAQQQELARTKQLQLLLTAKKEKKEPGTGCEAEIKRENDEEESGSTDLNQNFEKILCKEEFLCLEEEDEDFLDDADTQNSSSLQFHAGNNVDALAMGPGDPLDLIQTGVSLLVKRKYAATFEDEEQLGEDEEANSNSSDGKLVKRKRTNNMHLTVTSVRRKEEHSQLGEGYVFHEDSQYTMRYHHSTGEFSERAFKAQFRALLRMALSQHHKPFLRQFYENFVVNGRLLGTTPSARVLKEIREQRLEEWRRHRERRQLVILMKQNELQQDEEIQEQQQQEEQNQEEIQRQQEQRLEEIQLQEQQQQHMEEIQRQQQLPAISFGDSELESETESQLSSAAQEIMKFEEFIDEGVGAGRLIDGLEMEPEIDDMLAGAGSALGSVNSASGHSSNSSSSGSGSGGNGNGISGVILENNSHHSHHLSSSSSANLVINGLTSSNSISNNNNNNNNNVSLHRPQLTPQAPMPMSIPMENRDLKAGQAVHGNANVILPGGSSGLANQIQLHQQQKHFNSSNNPLSMMGGMMQQQQQQQQHVGMPHQQRQMMMIPEDFPQHGASMMASRQMPALAALSNLGDPPAGQLNSSLELDDNDLSPDEDDDDLDHDMDEMDAAKQQLIDGGSSSSTSLQAPPSQHGSGSGGSGGQTPGSKKDKPSYNCLLCPKSYRKRKSLLDHYKMHPGYCHDCGQRNGNTLEEIIHHNRTMHVKEFPFVCETCGESYSRKQQFHAHVESHNKKEIKTFPCGECGQKFPQKKLQQHFEETGHKADGAICEVCGEEFQSKNALYQHIIRVHKRDNFFECHICHNRFTLKANLERHVQLHTEIKRPYVCDLCGSSYFTYPALKEHYSNAHVDVSECKCTLCGKRFGSAKSLQRHLPSHSEERPHCCNYCDQTFKWKTHLVRHKQTMHGNEPPPPKKGKQRFPKANEEEMASLPDMPGPPPVKASKKAVTSKAKAQAAAAAAAAAAASSQQQQQKGSAATPTPPPPVSTTPGCLQQDQFNAAMVSSNSSQSSTASTSQHSVSTSESQQNSMYNQSFNAEKQQPGPQQQQPQNALHQQHPTPPPAPQQQQQQPPPPPQSRVAPGDLHLQRMNSFGQDGQFHFESNPAAGAYQQHQLISQYQQQQQQQQQQQQQPQQQQQQQQHHLAQQQQHMRSHTPQSPHPPHTPQLQQQQPQQHFSSPHHMPPMHHQHQLMMQQQHRHNQRSPLHHHPAAQQLQQQHQQPSHSPQHARLQSPQPASVQQQQQQQQQQQFLQQQATDSWGNMNFGNPPSNQQVELKDNKFYIVESAEFLGLPMNVPPSPQQQQQQQAVSKPQQQQQQHPQPQQPDPTLAGDLMGFQHMWPAPAFPQSAQQQPQQQQQAAQQQQQQQQAQGQANSSDPHNYNNIGSILTNLIDTNPAPMEYNFDLMQQQQTPSSQQQQQQQQAAQQQHHGAGGYASALMRSGGGVYGGAYEQHLSEQLVSEQQKQNSFQPYHPHPHGLQAQQQQPLHPHLLPPPAPHSNVYDRTGVGVGVGVGVGVGVGYPMLGDDTKGVLPPMMGGMMQQMPPHGQQPDLIYYPVKND from the exons ATGGATAACAAAACTACACAGTTGGATTTTAAATTACTG GTGGATCAATCACTAAATCTACTGGACAGCCTCAACACAGCATTGCGGTGCGATGCTATTCAATTCTTGCTGCAGACGCTTAAGTGCAAGTACCCGGAGGCCTGCGACCAAGTCGTCAGGAATCTGTTCAGTCACGTAGCTGTAGCCAACGACAATGGAGGGGCTGGAGGAGTCGGAGGAAGGGCGCAGCAGCAGGAGCTAGCGAGGACGAAGCAGCTCCAGCTGCTGCTCACCGCCAAGAAGGAGAAGAAGGAGCCTGGAACCGGCTGCGAGGCGGAGATCAAGCGCGAGAACGACGAGGAGGAGTCGGGATCGACGGATCTGAACCAGAACTTCGAGAAGATCCTCTGCAAAGAGGAGTTCCTGTGCctcgaggaggaggacgaggacTTTCTCGACGATGCGGACACGCAGAACTCGTCTTCCCTGCAGTTCCATGCCGGCAACAATGTGGACGCCCTGGCCATGGGCCCCGGCGATCCACTGGACCTGATCCAGACCGGCGTTTCGCTGCTGGTCAAGCGGAAGTATGCGGCCACCTTCGAGGACGAGGAGCAGCTGGGCGAGGACGAGGAGGCCAATAGCAACAGCAGCGATGGGAAGCTGGTCAAGCGGAagcgcaccaacaacatgcaCCTGACCGTGACGAGTGTGCGGCGGAAAGAGGAGCACAGCCAGCTGGGCGAGGGCTATGTCTTTCACGAGGACAGCCAGTACACGATGCGGTATCACCACAGCACCGGTGAGTTCAGCGAGCGGGCCTTCAAGGCCCAGTTCCGGGCTCTGCTCCGGATGGCGCTCAGCCAGCACCACAAGCCCTTCCTCCGGCAGTTCTACGAGAACTTCGTTGTGAACGGACGCCTGCTGGGCACCACGCCCTCGGCGCGGGTCCTAAAGGAGATTCGTGAGCAGCGACTGGAGGAGTGGCGACGTCATCGGGAACGCCGCCAGTTGGTCATCCTGATGAAGCAAAACGAGCTGCAGCAAGATGAGGAGAttcaggagcagcagcagcaggaagaGCAGAATCAGGAGGAGATCCAGCGGCAGCAGGAGCAGCGCCTGGAGGAGATTCAActgcaggagcagcagcagcaacacatgGAGGAGAttcagcggcagcagcaactgccGGCCATCTCGTTTGGTGACTCCGAACTGGAGTCGGAAACGGAATCGCAGCTGTCGTCGGCTGCCCAAGAGATTATGAAGTTCGAGGAGTTCATTGACGAGGGTGTAGGCGCTGGTCGTCTGATCGATGGTCTGGAGATGGAGCCCGAGATCGATGACATGCTAGCTGGCGCCGGCAGTGCCTTGGGCAGTGTGAACAGCGCCAGCGgacacagcagcaacagtagCAGCAGCGGGAGTGGGAGCGGCGGTAATGGGAATGGCATCAGCGGGGTGATCCTGGAGAACAATAGTCATCATTCGCATCACCT aagtagcagcagcagcgcaaATCTTGTGATCAACGGCCTTACGTCAAGCAATAGCATCagcaacaataataataataacaacaacaatgtcAGTCTACACCGCCCGCAACTGACGCCGCAGGCGCCCATGCCCATGTCCATACCCATGGAGAACAGGGATCTTAAAGCCGGGCAGGCGGTTCATGGCAATGCCAATGTCATCTTGCCGGGCGGCAGTTCTGGCCTCGCCAACCAGATTCAGCTGCATCAGCAGCAAAAGCACTTCAACTCAAGCAATAATCCGCTGTCGATGATGGGTGGCAtgatgcagcagcagcaacagcagcagcagcatgtGGGCATGCCGCACCAGCAGCGTCAGATGATGATGATACCGGAGGATTTCCCACAACACGGAGCCTCGATGATGGCCAGTCGACAAATGCCGGCGCTGGCTGCCTTGTCGAATCTGGGCGATCCTCCTGCTGGGCAGCTAAACTCATCCCTGGAACTGGACGACAATGATCTGTCGCCGGATGAGGATGACGACGACTTGGACCACGACATGGACGAAATGGACGCGGCCAAGCAGCAGCTAATCGATGGCGGCAGCAGTAGCAGCACTTCGCTGCAGGCGCCGCCATCGCAACATGGCAGCGGAAGTGGAGGCAGTGGAGGGCAGACGCCAGGCAGCAAAAAGGACAAGCCCAGCTACAACTGTCTGCTCTGTCCCAAGTCGTATCGCAAGCGCAAATCCCTGCTGGACCACTACAAGATGCATCCGGGCTACTGCCACGACTGCGGTCAGCGCAACGGGAACACGCTGGAG GAAATCATCCATCACAACCGGACCATGCATGTGAAGGAGTTCCCATTTGTGTGCGAGACGTGCGGGGAGTCGTACTCACGCAAGCAGCAGTTCCACGCCCACGTGGAGTCGCACAACAAGAAGGAAATCAAAA CCTTTCCCTGCGGCGAGTGCGGCCAGAAGTTTCCGCAGAAGAAACTGCAGCAACACTTTGAGGAGACGGGCCACAAGGCCGACGGGGCCATTTGCGAGGTATGCGGCGAGGAGTTTCAGTCGAAGAACGCCCTCTACCAGCACATCATACGCGTGCACAAGCGCGACAACTTTTTCGAGTGCCACATTTGCCATAACCGCTTCACGCTGAAGGCCAACCTGGAGCGGCACGTGCAGCTGCACACCGAGATCAAGCGGCCCTACGTGTGCGATCTGTGCGGCTCGTCCTACTTCACATATCCCGCGCTCAAGGAGCACTACAGCAATGCCCACGTGGACGTGTCCGAGTGCAAGTGCACGCTGTGCGGCAAGCGCTTCGGATCGGCAAAGTCGCTGCAGCGGCACCTGCCGTCGCACTCGGAGGAGAGGCCGCACTGCTGCAACTATTGCGATCAG ACCTTCAAGTGGAAAACGCACCTGGTGCGTCACAAGCAGACCATGCACGGCAATGAGCCGCCGCCTCCTAAGAAGGGAAAGCAGCGCTTTCCCAAAGCGAACGAAGAAG AAATGGCTAGCTTACCGGATATGCCTGGTCCACCGCCAGTTAAGGCCAGTAAAAAGGCAGTGACCAGCAAGGCGAAAGCTCAGGCAgcagccgccgccgccgcagcagcagcagcatcctcccagcaacaacagcagaagGGCTCTGCGGCCACGCCGACGCCGCCGCCACCGGTCTCCACCACGCCGGGTTGCCTGCAGCAGGATCAATTTAATGCGGCCATGGTCAGCAGCAACAGTTCGCAATCCTCCACGGCCTCCACGTCGCAGCACTCGGTGTCGACGAGTGAATCTCAGCAGAATTCCATGTACAATCAGAGCTTTAATGCGGAGAAACAGCAGCCGggaccgcagcagcagcagccacagaATGCCTTGCATCAGCAGCATCCAACACCGCCGCCGGCaccacaacaacagcagcaacagccgccgccgccgcctcaGTCCCGAGTTGCACCCGGAGATTTGCATTTGCAGCGCATGAATAGCTTTGGGCAGGATGGACAATTTCACTTTGAGTCCAATCCGGCAGCTGGCGCCTATCAGCAGCATCAACTGATTAGCCAGTatcagcaacaacaacagcagcagcagcaacaacagcaacagccccagcagcagcagcagcagcaacaacatcatctcgcccagcagcagcagcacatgAGGAGTCACACGCCCCAGAGTCCACATCCTCCGCACACTCCGCAActgcaacaacagcagccgcagcagcacTTCAGCTCCCCGCACCACATGCCGCCGATGCACCATCAGCACCAGTTGAtgatgcagcagcaacatcgccACAACCAGCGCTCGCCGCTCCACCATCATCCTGCAGCCCAACAATTGCAacagcagcatcagcaacCATCGCATTCCCCACAGCATGCGAGACTGCAGTCGCCTCAACCTGCTTCagtacaacaacaacagcagcagcagcaacaacaacaattctTGCAGCAACAGGCCACCGATTCCTGGGGCAACATGAACTTTGGCAATCCTCCCAGCAACCAGCAGGTTGAGCTCAAAGATAACAAATTCTATATTGTGGAATCGGCCGAGTTCCTAGGGCTTCCAATGAATGTGCCGCCTTCaccacaacaacagcagcagcaacaagcAGTCAGCAAgccccagcagcagcagcaacaacaccCACAACCGCAGCAACCGGATCCAACCCTCGCTGGTGATCTGATGGGCTTTCAGCACATGTGGCCGGCGCCCGCGTTCCCCCAATCTGCACAGCAGcaaccacaacagcaacaacaagcggcgcagcaacaacagcagcagcaacaggccCAAGGACAGGCGAATTCAAGTGATCCACACAACTACAACAATATCGGCAGCATACTCACGAATCTCATTGACACAAATCCCGCGCCAATGGAGTACAATTTCGACCtgatgcagcagcaacaaacgCCATCatcccagcagcagcagcagcaacagcaggcggcgcagcagcaacatcacgGTGCCGGAGGCTATGCGAGCGCTTTGATGCGCAGCGGAGGCGGCGTTTACGGGGGAGCCTACGAGCAGCACTTGAGCGAGCAACTGGTCAGCGAGCAGCAGAAGCAGAACAGCTTTCAGCCCTACCACCCACATCCGCATGGCCTGCaggcgcagcagcagcagccattGCATCCGCATCTGTTGCCCCCGCCAGCGCCGCACAGCAATGTCTACGACCGCACGGGAGTTGGAGTCGGCGTGGGCGTAGGTGTGGGAGTGGGCGTGGGCTATCCCATGCTGGGAGACGATACGAAGGGCGTGCTGCCGCCCATGATGGGTGGAATGATGCAGCAAATGCCGCCGCATGGCCAACAACCGGATCTAATCTACTACCCAGTGAAGAACGATTGA